One stretch of Zerene cesonia ecotype Mississippi chromosome 20, Zerene_cesonia_1.1, whole genome shotgun sequence DNA includes these proteins:
- the LOC119834979 gene encoding probable protein phosphatase 2C 58 isoform X1 — MGAYLSEPVTEKISSDESNSNLECGASSMQGWRVNQEDAHNTILDFDLNTSLFAVYDGHGGAEVATYCSQNLPNYIKNTEAYKNGDLVKALSDAFLGFDATIASKEVMDILKELAAGEINPPGPSDNEESEDESISNLYKEARLPLQEIPFQEVLAKYENKLSTLHRARLGDTSTPLSPCLRAKKNVDEAGGSAGAGASSSSSGLIFAAGSSTEQPVIEASSSSNGSTNSQENNGTSNTEDTGGVSSTNSNDDKERNGEVSTSEPDEKAKEKISMDLEKTAPDSSADNCRQPEQSENCKVKADTNAASEVCNGEVTESKQVEEENITSSNGCNTPENAKDKFPVSSTDKAIPERPKKSKLRRAAAAVYETLLRRASADDDDSDSNDETFEGGEVDSSEEENVNGVEESSNDGEAEEEEDDEEDYEADSSDEECEDGMSLSEEPGNDSGCTAVVALLRGNELYVANAGDSRCIICREGKAIDMSIDHKPEDAPELERITKAGGKVSNEGRINGGLNLSRAIGDHSYKQNKDLDATEQMITALPDVKTLTIEPEKDQFMVLACDGIWNFMSSQDVCDFILPRLAEGREKLSQICEEMFDHCLAPSTMGDGTGCDNMTAIIVRFKDGVIVDAGQHKTNTEAPKKRAAEEEPSDDQQDLKRQKIEDPLSSSIVTSSV; from the exons ATGGGTGCTTATTTATCAGAACCCGTTACTGAAAAAATATCAAGTGATGAGTCAAACAGCAATCTCGAATGCGGCGCGAGTTCCATGCAGGGGTGGCGTGTCAACCAAGAG GATGCACACAACACAATTTTGGACTTTGACTTGAATACATCATTATTTGCTGTATATGATGGTCACGGTGGGGCTGAGGTAGCGACATATTGTTCCCAGAATTtaccaaattatataaaaaacacagaaGCTTATAAGAATGGAGATTTGGTCAAAGCATTATCTGATGCATTCCTTGGATTTGATGCCACTATTGCCTCTAAAGAGGTTATGGACATTTTAAAGGAATTAGCAG CAGGTGAAATAAATCCTCCTGGTCCCAGTGATAATGAAGAATCCGAAGATGAAAGTATAAGTAATTTGTATAAAGAGGCACGCCTGCCACTTCAG GAAATTCCTTTCCAGGAAGTATTGgctaaatatgaaaataaattaagtacacTACACCGTGCCAGACTTGGTGATACAAGTACACCATTGTCTCCTTGTTTGAGAGCAAAGAAAAATGTGGATGAAGCAGGAGGTTCAG cAGGTGCTGGTGCGTCAAGTTCCAGTTCAGGATTAATTTTCGCTGCAGGATCAAGTACAGAACAACCTGTAATTGAAGCTTCATCAAGCAGCAATGGATCAACTAattcacaagaaaataatggTACCAGTAATACAGAAGATACTGGTGGAGTTTCATCCACAAATTCAAATGATGACAAGGAGAGAAATGGAGAG GTATCCACAAGTGAGCCTGATGAAAAGGCCAAAGAAAAAATCTCAATGGACTTAGAAAAGACAGCACCAGACAGTTCAGCAGATAATTGCCGTCAGCCAGAGCAAAGTGAAAATTGCAAGGTAAAAGCTGATACCAATGCAGCATCTGAAGTTTGCAATGGGGAAGTTACAGAATCAAAACAAGTTGAGGAGGAGAATATAACATCATCGAATGGCTGCAACACACCAGAAAATGCCAAAG aCAAATTTCCAGTATCAAGCACAGACAAAGCAATTCCAGAGAGGCCAAAGAAATCTAAGCTGAGGCGTGCTGCAGCAGCTGTCTATGAAACATTGCTCCGACGAGCCtcggctgatgatgatgacagtGACTCAAATGATGAAACCTTTGAAGGTGGTGAAGTTGATTCTTCTGAGGAAGAAAATGTTAATGGAGTAGAAGAATCATCCAATGATG GAGAAGCTGAGGAAGAGGAAGATGATGAAGAGGATTATGAAGCAGACTCCAGTGATGAGGAGTGTGAAGATGGCATGTCACTGTCCGAAGAACCAGGCAATGATAGTGGCTGTACTGCAGTAGTAGCTTTACTGAGAG GAAATGAGCTCTATGTTGCAAACGCTGGTGATTCCAGATGTATTATCTGTAGAGAAGGAAAAGCTATTGACATGTCAATAGACCATAAACCAGAAGATGCACCAGAGCTTGAAAGAATAACGAAAGCTGGTGGAAAGGTGTCAAACGAGGGCCGTATTAACGGCGGGCTAAACCTGTCCAGAGCCATTGGTGATCATTCCTACAAGCAAAATAAGGACTTGGACGCTACTGAGCAAATGATAACAGCTTTACCAGATGTGAAAACATTAACTATAGAACCTGAGAAGGATCAATTTATGGTGCTGGCTTGTGATGGTATATGGAACTTTATGTCTAGTCAAGATGTGTGTGACTTTATCTTACCAAGATTGGCAGAGGGGAGAGAAAAATTGTCACAAATATGTGAAGAG atGTTTGATCATTGTTTAGCTCCAAGCACAATGGGTGATGGGACAGGCTGTGATAATATGACTGCTATTATTGTACGATTCAAAGACGGAGTCATTGTTGATGCTGGACAACACAAAACCAACACTGAAGCTCCAAAGAAGAGGGCAGCTGAAGAGGAACCCAGTGACGATCAACAAGATTTAAAACGGCAAAAGATTGAAGATCCTTTGTCCAGTTCAATAGTGACTTCAAGTGTTTAA